One region of Carassius carassius chromosome 41, fCarCar2.1, whole genome shotgun sequence genomic DNA includes:
- the LOC132123183 gene encoding chymotrypsin-like protease CTRL-1 isoform X1 translates to MTFTIFSITCFALVASALGCGVPAIKPQTIGSRIVNGQNAISGSWPWQVSLQLPSGFHFCGGSLINQNWVLTAAHCAVVVGYHRVILGEHDRGSSVEPIQVKLVSKVITHPLYSRTTINNDIALLKLSSPVTLTPRISPVCLAPSTLSILPGTRCFTTGWGRTATTTSPLILQQTGVPIISPAVCKQIWGQNTITDAMICAGASGSSSCQGDSGGPLVCERSGVWSLVGSVSWGTSTCDTRFPVVYARISQLRSWIDRTIASN, encoded by the exons atGACCTTCACCAtcttctccatcacctgctttgcTCTAGTGGCTTCTGCTCTGG GTTGTGGAGTGCCTGCGATTAAGCCACAGACGATCGGCAGCAGGATTGTGAATGGACAGAATGCCATCTCTGGATCTTGGCCCTGGCAGGTCTCTCTTCAG CTGCCCAGTGGTTTCCACTTCTGTGGAGGATCCCTGATCAACCAGAACTGGGTTCTCACTGCTGCCCACTGCGCTGTCGT GGTTGGCTATCACCGCGTCATTCTTGGAGAACATGATCGTGGCTCAAGTGTTGAACCCATTCAGGTCAAATTAGTTTCCAAG GTCATCACCCATCCGCTCTACAGCAGGACGACTATCAACAATGACATTGCTCTGCTGAAACTGTCGTCTCCAGTCACACTGACTCCCCGTATCTCTCCTGTATGTCTGGCTCCATCAACCCTCAGCATCCTGCCTGGAACCCGCTGCTTCACCACTGGCTGGGGTAGAACTGCCACCACAA cGAGCCCACTGATCCTACAGCAGACAGGTGTACCCATCATAAGTcctgctgtgtgcaaacagatcTGGGGTCAGAACACTATCACTGATGCTATGATCTGTGCTGGAGCCTCTGGTTCCTCATCTTGCCAG GGTGATTCTGGTGGTCCTCTGGTGTGTGAGCGTTCAGGGGTCTGGTCTCTGGTGGGCTCGGTCTCCTGGGGAACAAGCACTTGTGACACCCGTTTCCCTGTAGTCTACGCCCGCATCTCCCAACTGCGCTCCTGGATCGACAGGACTATCGCTTCTAACTAA
- the LOC132123183 gene encoding chymotrypsin-like protease CTRL-1 isoform X2 yields MTFTIFSITCFALVASALGCGVPAIKPQTIGSRIVNGQNAISGSWPWQVSLQLPSGFHFCGGSLINQNWVLTAAHCAVVVGYHRVILGEHDRGSSVEPIQVKLVSKVITHPLYSRTTINNDIALLKLSSPVTLTPRISPVCLAPSTLSILPGTRCFTTGWGRTATTSNPLILQQTGVPIISPAVCKQIWGQNTITDAMICAGASGSSSCQGDSGGPLVCERSGVWSLVGSVSWGTSTCDTRFPVVYARISQLRSWIDRTIASN; encoded by the exons atGACCTTCACCAtcttctccatcacctgctttgcTCTAGTGGCTTCTGCTCTGG GTTGTGGAGTGCCTGCGATTAAGCCACAGACGATCGGCAGCAGGATTGTGAATGGACAGAATGCCATCTCTGGATCTTGGCCCTGGCAGGTCTCTCTTCAG CTGCCCAGTGGTTTCCACTTCTGTGGAGGATCCCTGATCAACCAGAACTGGGTTCTCACTGCTGCCCACTGCGCTGTCGT GGTTGGCTATCACCGCGTCATTCTTGGAGAACATGATCGTGGCTCAAGTGTTGAACCCATTCAGGTCAAATTAGTTTCCAAG GTCATCACCCATCCGCTCTACAGCAGGACGACTATCAACAATGACATTGCTCTGCTGAAACTGTCGTCTCCAGTCACACTGACTCCCCGTATCTCTCCTGTATGTCTGGCTCCATCAACCCTCAGCATCCTGCCTGGAACCCGCTGCTTCACCACTGGCTGGGGTAGAACTGCCACCACAAGTAA CCCACTGATCCTACAGCAGACAGGTGTACCCATCATAAGTcctgctgtgtgcaaacagatcTGGGGTCAGAACACTATCACTGATGCTATGATCTGTGCTGGAGCCTCTGGTTCCTCATCTTGCCAG GGTGATTCTGGTGGTCCTCTGGTGTGTGAGCGTTCAGGGGTCTGGTCTCTGGTGGGCTCGGTCTCCTGGGGAACAAGCACTTGTGACACCCGTTTCCCTGTAGTCTACGCCCGCATCTCCCAACTGCGCTCCTGGATCGACAGGACTATCGCTTCTAACTAA
- the LOC132123184 gene encoding chymotrypsin-like protease CTRL-1 isoform X1: protein MTFTIFSITCFALVASALGCGVPAIKPQTIGSRIVNGQNAISGSWPWQVSLQLPSGFHFCGGSLINQNWVLTAAHCAVVVGYHRVILGEHDRGSSVEPIQVKLVSKVITHPLYSRTTINNDIALLKLSSPVTLTPRISPVCLAPSTLSILPGTRCFTTGWGRTATTTSPLILQQTGVPIISPAVCKQIWGQNTITDAMICAGASGSSSCQGDSGGPLVCERSGVWSLVGSVSWGTSTCDTRFPVVYARISQLRSWIDRTIASN, encoded by the exons atGACCTTCACCAtcttctccatcacctgctttgcTCTAGTGGCTTCTGCTCTGG GTTGTGGAGTGCCTGCGATTAAGCCACAGACGATCGGCAGCAGGATTGTGAATGGACAGAATGCCATCTCTGGATCTTGGCCCTGGCAGGTCTCTCTTCAG CTGCCCAGTGGTTTCCACTTCTGTGGAGGATCCCTGATCAACCAGAACTGGGTTCTCACTGCTGCCCACTGCGCTGTCGT GGTTGGCTATCACCGCGTCATTCTTGGAGAACATGATCGTGGCTCAAGTGTTGAACCCATTCAGGTCAAATTAGTTTCCAAG GTCATCACCCATCCGCTCTACAGCAGGACGACTATCAACAATGACATTGCTCTGCTGAAACTGTCGTCTCCAGTCACACTGACTCCCCGTATCTCTCCTGTATGTCTGGCTCCATCAACCCTCAGCATCCTGCCTGGAACCCGCTGCTTCACCACTGGCTGGGGTAGAACTGCCACCACAA cgAGCCCACTGATCCTACAGCAGACAGGTGTACCCATCATAAGTcctgctgtgtgcaaacagatcTGGGGTCAGAACACTATCACTGATGCTATGATCTGTGCTGGAGCCTCTGGTTCCTCATCTTGCCAG GGTGATTCTGGTGGTCCTCTGGTGTGTGAGCGTTCAGGGGTCTGGTCTCTGGTGGGCTCGGTCTCCTGGGGAACAAGCACTTGTGACACCCGTTTCCCTGTAGTCTACGCCCGCATCTCCCAACTGCGCTCCTGGATCGACAGGACTATCGCTTCTAACTAA